A genomic region of Miscanthus floridulus cultivar M001 chromosome 3, ASM1932011v1, whole genome shotgun sequence contains the following coding sequences:
- the LOC136544685 gene encoding uncharacterized protein: MDSDGDKEPKKRKGTVLTHVWDLLDGDKIVVRCNKLGQPIGKEGGLLGQFLGTIARNGGYCPVGAKDWRKVKKDYGETIIQFVQTKFLYPHSCEKWIFKSIGRDWRKYKATLKKTLFNPKKKRSVLNKRCPDDIVEAEWKALVGYWKSEEGKTLSEKNKISREMRKTTHTAGTKSYARWSEDMRQADPEKKQPHRAKVYLATHRKRGKGINEPVVQLENLLDTQPELAQNSEGGVAWEGDALHQVLGEEKAGQVHGMGLLPVPKQVYGRKTHHFKDINIVSLDGSSSDVEVHMLEEIRQLKEHSRMQDKVIEELKNNQRHNENQEATMGNCARSDHNNSQNQVLNSKRKRVQCGAPNQNEGFLKHRDELNKETCEFEFSDDDNVLLSGEKVINWFLVFKNNNILLV, from the exons ATGGACT CTGATGGCGACAAAGAACCTAAAAAGCGAAAGGGGACTGTTTTAACACATGTTTGGGATCTACTTGACGGAGATAAGATAGTAGTAAGATGTAATAAGCTTGGACAGCCCATTGGAAAAGAAGGTGGCCTTTTAGGCCAATTTTTGGGCACCATAGCAAGAAATGGTGGTTACTGTCCGGTTGGTGCCAAAGATTGGAGAAAAGTTAAGAAAGACTATGGAGAAACCATCATTCAATTTGTACAG ACAAAGTTCTTGTATCCTCATTCATGTGAGAAATGGATATTCAAATCAAttggaagagattggagaaaaTACAAGGCAACATTAAAAAAGACACTATTTAATCCAAAGAAGAAAAGGTCTGTTTTGAACAAGCGTTGTCCAGATGATATTGTTGAAGCTGAATGGAAGGCCCTAGTAGGATACTGGAAGTCCGAAGAAGGAAAA ACCCTTAGTGAAAAGAACAAAATAAGTCGTGAAATGAGGAAGACAACTCATACAGCAGGTACAAAGAGTTATGCTCGTTGGTCTGAGGACATG AGGCAAGCTGATCCTGAAAAAAAACAGCCACATAGAGCAAAGGTTTATCTAGCCACTCACAGGAAAAGGGGAAAAGGGATAAATGAGCCAGTG GTTCAATTGGAAAATCTCCTAGACACACAACCAGAGTTAGCACAAAATAGTGAGGGCGGAGTTGCATGGGAAGGTGATGCATTACATCAGGTGTTGGGAGAAGAAAAAGCTGGACAAGTGCACGGCATGGGATTGCTTCCGGTTCCTAAACAAGTTTATGGTCGAAAAACACACCATTTTAAGGACATTAATATAGTTTCACTAGATGGCTCATCATCTGATGTAGAGGTTCACATGTTGGAGGAAATAAGGCAACTCAAAGAGCATTCTAGAATGCAAGACAAAGTTATCGAAGAACTAAAAAACAATCAGAGGCACAATGAGAACCAAGAAGCAACAATG GGAAATTGTGCTAGGAGTGATCACAACAATTCTCAGAATCAAGTACTGAATTCTAAAAGAAAG AGAGTCCAGTGTGGTGCACCCAACCAGAATGAGGGATTCCTCAAACATAGGGATGAATTG AATAAAGAAACATGTGAGTTTGAATTTAGTGATGATGACAATGTACTTTTATCTGGAGAAAAGGTTATCAACTGGTTTCTTGTATTTAAGAACAACAATATACTCTTAGTTTAG